The Steroidobacteraceae bacterium genomic interval CTCGATCTCATCGCGCAGCGCTGACTCGCGCGCGTCAAACCACGTCCTTGCACAGCGCACATCTGCGCCGTTGGCGCTAGAGAATGTACCGCGACAAATCCTCATCCTGCGCGAGCTTGCCCAGGTGCGCATCGACATAAGCGCGATCGATGACGATCTCCTCGGTGCCCCGGTTCTCGGCGTCGAAGGACAGCTCCTCGAGCAGCCGCTCCACGACGGTGTGCAGGCGCCGCGCGCCGATGTTCTCGGTACGCTCGTTCACATCGCTTGCGATCTCGGCGATGCGCCGAACGCCTTCGGGCGCGAATCGCAGCCGCAGGTTCTCGGTGGCGAGCAGCTCGCGGTATTGATCCGTGAGCGATGCATCCGGTTCGGTCAGGATGCGCACGAAGTCCTCGACCTTGAGGGAATCGAGCTCGACGCGGATCGGGAACCGTCCCTGCAGTTCAGGAATCAGATCGGACGGTTTGGAGACATGGAATGCGCCCGATGCGATGAACAAAATGTGGTCGGTCTTGACCTGGCCATACTTGGTAGCGACCGTGCAGCCCTCCACGAGGGGCAGGAGATCGCGTTGCACGCCTTCGCGTGACACGTCGGTGCCCAAGGTTTCGCTACGGCGCACGACCTTGTCCATCTCGTCGATGAACACGATGCCGTTCTGCTCGGCATTCGCCAGGGCGCGCATTTTGAGTTCGTCTTCGTTGACGAGTTTCGCGGCCTCTTCCTCCACCAGCAGCTTCAATGCGTCGGCGATGCGCAGTTTGCGCGAACGCGTGCGACCACCGCCGAGGTTCTGGAACATCTGCTGCAGCTGCTGCTGCATCTCTTCCATGCCCGGTGGTGCCATGATCTCGACACCCATCGGAGTGGACGAGAGTTCGATGTCGATTTCCCGATCGTTGAGTTCACCCTCGCGCAGTTTCTTGCGAAGCTTCTGCCGGGTGTCGGCATCGCGCGGCTCACGCGGCTCGTCCGTGGAGAATCCCATGGCCTTGGGACGTGGCAGCAGCGCATCGAGCACGCGCTCCTCGGCGGCATCGGCAGCGCGCTCGCGCACTTTCTCGATGGCCTCTTCGCGAGTCATCTTGACGGCGACATCGACGAGCTCCTTGATGATGGACTCGACATCGCGACCGACGTAGCCGACCTCGGTGAACTTGGTCGCCTCGACCTTCACGAAGGGTGCGTTGGCAAGGCGCGCGAGCCGGCGAGCGATCTCGGTCTTGCCGCAGCCCGTGGGCCCGATCATCAGGATGTTCTTGGGCGTGATTTCCTGGCGCATCGGCTCGGCGACCTGCATGCGACGCCAGCGATTGCGCAGGGCGATCGCGACGGCTCGCTTCGCAGCAGCCTGGCCGACGATGTGGCGGTCGAGTTCGGTGACGATCTCTCTGGGTGTGAGCGCTGTCAATGCAGTTCTTCGATGACGGTGTTGGCGTTGGTGTAGATGCAGATCTCGGCAGCGATCTGCAGCGATTTTTCGACCACGCTGCGCGCATCGAGTTCGGTGTTCTGCATGAGCGCCCGCGCGGCGGCCTGTGCGTAGGGACCGCCCGATCCGATGGCGACCAGGTCGTGATCGGGTTCGATGACATCGCCATTGCCCGAGATCACCAGCAGCTTGTCGCGATCGCCCACCAGCAGCAAGGCTTCGAGCCGTCGCAGGTAACGGTCTGATCGCCAATCCTTGGCGAGTTCGATGGCGGCGCGCGTGAGGTTGCCGTACTTGTCGAGCTTGCTTTCGAAGCGCTCAAATAGCGTGAAGGCATCGGCCGTACCGCCAGCGAAGCCGGCCAGCGCCTTGCCATTGGCAACGCTGCGCACTTTGCGCGCCGTGCTTTTCATGACGGTATTGCCGAGCGTGACCTGGCCGTCGCCGCCGAGTGCCACGGCCCCATTGCGGCGTACGCCGACGATAGTCGTGCCATGAGGATCGAAAATCTGGCTCATTTCCTGCGTGCTCGAGGGTGGGATTTGTCGTAGATGCGGGCGAGATGCTGAAAATCAAGATGCGTGTAGACCTGGGTGGTGGAGATACTGGCATGGCCAAGCATCTCCTGCACCCCGCGCAGGTCCTGGCTTGACTCGAGCACATGGGTCGCGAAGGAGTGGCGAAAGAGGTGCGGATGCACCTTGACAGCGACACCCCGCTGGCGCGACCACTCGGCGACGCGCAGCTGCACCGACCGTGCGCTGATGCGCTTGCCACGGCGCGAGAGAAACAACGCCTGCACGTCGGCTGCGGTCAGCGTACCGCGTACGCGCAGCCAGCGCGTGACCGCCTCGCGCGCCGCTCGCCCAACCGGAACGATACGCGTCTTGTTGCCCTTGCCGGTGACGCGCACCGTACCGTCCTTCAGGTCGACGTCGTTGCAATCGAGTGATACGAGCTCGGCCAGGCGCAGGCCGGATGAGTACAGCAATTCCATCATCGCCAGGTCGCGTTGCGCGAGTGGTGAACTTGCCTCGCCACCCAGGAGCCGGGCCATCTGGTCGACATCGAGCGTTGCGGGCAGCCGCTTGCGATCCTTCGGTGCGCTGATGCCAACCGCCGGATTGTTCGGAATATGGTGCTCGCGCAACAGGTAACGCATGAAGCTGCGCACGGCCGACAGCCGGCGCTGAATGCTTCGCGGCGCAAGTCCGGCCGAGTGCGAGGCGGCTGCGAAGATACGTATGTGCTGGCTGTCGAGGTCGCGCCATCGCTTGAGGTCGCGCCGCTCACAATACCCGCGCAGTGCGTCGATGTCGCGCGCGTAGGCTTCGAGGGTGCGTCGCGAATAGCGCCGCTCGGTGCGCAGCGAGGCGAGGAAACGGTCAATCCAGTCGGTCGCGCCGGATTGCATGGCGCTCGAAGCGGCGGATCAGCGCCGCGACAGGGCAGCGCCAGTCAGCGCGGCGATGCGCGCCAGGAACTCCGTGCTCATGCCGGGGTTGAAGCGCGCCGGGTCGGGACTGCCGAGCGCCAGCAGAGCGCGGCCCTGCGGCAGTATGATCGGAACGAGCGCCATCGAGGCAATGTCCTCGGCCTCTGGGCCGAACAGAAAGCGTCGCTGGCTGTCGCGGGCCTGGCCGCAGCGCGGTTTGCCGGTCTCGAGCAGATTGGCGAAGCTTTGCCAGTCGCGATCCTCCGGCGGCACCAGCTGCACGAAGCGGCCATGATCTCCGGGAACCAGCGGCGCGATGCCCTCGGGCAGTACCAGCGCGGCGTGGAACGCACCGAAATCCTCGCGCAGCGATGCCTCGATGACCGCGACGGTCGGGGCGAAACCATCGGCCCGCAGGAGCCGCAATGTGAAATTGTGGATCTTGTCGGTGAGCTGTTCGTTGGCGCGGGCGACGCTCACGAACTCGCCGATACGTTTCTCGAGAGCGCCATTGCGGTTACGAAGGACATCGACCTGGCGTTCGATCAAGGACACCGTGGCCGTGCCGCGCTGATGCGCGAGGCTCATGCGCATCAAGGTGTTGGGGTGGCGTTCGAAGAAATCCGGATGCGTATCCAGGTAACCGGCGATGTTTTTCTCATCACCCGCCTCGGTGGCGAGGCCGCGTGCCGTATTGGTGCTCATGCGCCCTATTGTACTCTCTCGCGAGCGCGCATTCAGATCTCGACGGAGCCCGTGTAGACAACTTCGGCCGGACCCTCCAGCCAGATCGAGTGGCCTGGTCCGCGCCAACGCACCTGCAGCCGCCCACCGGGCAGGTCAACGGCGACGCTTTCGGAAAGGCGCGCATGGCGTTGCCCGACGGCCACAGCGGCGCATGCGCCGGTGCCGCAGGCGCGCGTCTCGCCGGTGCCGCGCTCGAAGACGCGCAGGCGAATGTGCTCGCGATCGACGATCTGCATGAAGCCTACGTTGACGCGTTGCGGGAACTGGCTGTGTCGCTCGATGGCCGGACCCAATCGATCGACCGGCGCCGTGTCGATGTCGGGCACGGTCAGGACCGCATGTGGATTGCCCATGGATACCGCGCCCAATTCGATTTCCGCGCCGTTGACGTTGACGACATAGACATGTGCCTCGGCGGACGCGAGGAATGGCAATGCGGATGGCGCGAAATTCGGTTCCCCCATGTCGACACTGACGACGCCCGGCGCGATCAGCTCGGCGCGCACGATCCCGGCGGGACTGTCCATGGCCAACATGCCGCTCGCCTGCACGCCGCGCCTGCGCAGCAGCTCGGCGATGCAGCGCGCGCCGTTGCCGCATTGTTCGACTTCGCCGCCGTCGGCGTTGACGATGCGATAGTAGATGGCCGTGTCGGCACGGCGCGGAGGCGCAAGCAGCAGCGCCTGGTCGAAACCGATGCCGGTGTGCCGGTCCGCGAGGCGCTTGAGCACCGCGGCCGGAGGCAGCGGCTCGCCGGATTTGACATCCATGACGATGAAATCGTTGCCGATGCCGTGCATCTTGGTGAACTCAACCCGCATCGGCGGCAGCTCCACTGTGCCCGAGGCGAACCCGGTCCCGCCAGATGCAGCGGTCCATGACCACGAACATGCCGCCCGACCGTGCACGCTCCGTCGCCTCCTCGTCGATGACGCCGTCCTGCAACCACAGTGCGGGAAAGGCGAGGTGCAGGCACTGCGACACGATGTCGGCAACGTGTTCAGGGCGGCGAAAGACATTCACGATATCGATGGCGCCGAACCGGGATTGCGTCGTTGCGGCGGCCGCGAGATCCGGGTAGCAGGTTTCGCCCAGCAGGGTGCCGCCATGAGGTGTCACCGGCACGATGCGGTAGCCGAGCGATTGCATGCCCAGCGCGACCTGGTGGCTCGGGCGGCTGCTGTCGGCGGACAGTCCGACGACGGCGATGCGATGCGCCTTGCCGAGGAGCGAGCTAATGGCATTGAAATCGGGATTGGTAAACATGCGCCGTCCTCGGCATAGTGTAGCGCTCCGGCAGGATGCACCGCATGCCTTACACCATCGTCCTCGAGCCGCTCGGCAGGGAATTTCCCGCGGGCGGTGCCGCCAGTGTGCTCGATGCCGCGCTTGCCGCAGGCATCAACCTGCCGCACAGCTGCAAGTCGGGCCACTGTGGGTCCTGCCGCGCGCGCATCGTCAGAGGCCGCGTGGGCTATCCGCGGACCCGTCCGCCAGGATTGACCGCGCAGGAGGCAGAGGCCGGCATGGCGCTGCTGTGCCAGGCGCGAGCAGAGTCGGACCTGCGTATCGAGGCGCGCCAGATCGAGACGATGAGCGAAGTCGAGATCAAGTCGCTGCCGTGTCGAATCGAATCGCTCCGACCCCTGGCCAGGGACGTCATGCAACTATGGCTGCGCCTGCCGGCCGTCGAGCCATTGCATTTCCGGGCGGGTCAATACCTCGACATCATCCTGGATGATGGCCGGCGGCGCAGTTTCTCGATCGCAAGTCCGCCGCATGATTCGCGGCTGCTCGAATTGCATGTAAGGCGCGCGGCCGGAGGCCGGTTCAGTCCGCAGCTGTTCGGCGAACTTCGCGCCGGTGCGTTGCTGCGCATCGAGGCGCCGCTCGGCCAGTTCTATTATCGCGATGCGACGGCGCCGCTTCTGCTGATAGCTGGTGGCACCGGCTTTGCGCCATTGAAGTCGATCCTGAGGCACGTCAGCGAGACCGGTATCGAGCGCGACGTCCTCCTGTACTGGGGCGTGCAGCGCCCGGAGGATCTGTACGACGGTGAATTCATCGCCGCGCAGCTCTCGAGGGGCAGTTGTTTTCGATTTCAACCCGTATTCAGTGCGGCGGCCGCCGATGGCACGGATCTGCGACGCGGGTTCGTGCACGATGCCGTGCTCGAGGATCTGCCCTCGCTCGAGGAATACGATTGCTACGCCGCCGGACCGCCCGCCTTGATCGAAGCACTGCGACGGGAGTTCCCGGCGCGCGGCCTGTCGCCGTCGCGACTCTATTTTGATTCTTTCGATTATGCGCCGGACGCGGCGCGCAGCTGAAGATGCAAACGGCTGCGCAGGTCGCGCTGCGTCGTGGTCATCGCCGTGATGTCCAGCATCAACTGCCGGTCGGTCAGCGACTGACGTATGCCCAGTGCGTTGCGATGCAGGTATTCGGCAACACGCAGGGCCTGGGCCGAGAAGCCGCTCGCCCATTGTGCAAGCGCGGGATCGACGCTCGCCGCGACGGCGCTTGCGACTGCAACCTCGATCGATAGCCGCGCTGCGTCGCTCGCCAGGAGCTCCCGCGCGGCGCGATGCGAACCGGCAGCGGCGAGCACATGGCCGTACTCGCGCTCGATGATCTGGTCGATGCGCTCGTTGAGCGCGGCGACCGAAGGGCACTCGCAGCGCGCATCGGGGAACAACAGGGCGAGCGGCGCCCAGGCACGCATGGTCTCGCAGGCCCAGCTTTGCACGGCTGCCAACAGGTCGTCGTAACGTGTCAGTTGCGCCACGCGACCGAGCAACTCGCTGCGTTCGGCCGCGCCCATGCCAGGCGCGATGCGGCTCAGTTCGATTTGTGCCGATTCGAGCAGCTGATGGATCAGCGGTCCGCGTTCGGCGGCGCGCAGGGCGGTGGCGGACATCGAGACTCCCAGAACAAGGGCGAATCATCGATGACGGCCGGCGGGCTGTCGTTGATCGTAGTCACAGCTTACCTGTGACCAGATTCTGTCAAATGCGGAACCGTTGCCGCAGGTCGCCCGCCATGCGCCGGCTGACCGCAAGTCGCTGATCACTCCCGCGCAGGCGCACGAAACATCGGCCATCGGCTTCGCGTTCGATGGCCTCGAGCCTGCGTACGTTGACCAGCGCGTTGCGGTGCACGCGCACGAAATCGGCACCGAGTTCCTGCTCGAGCGAACGCAGGGAATCCTCGATCAGGTCTTCCCCGTGGTCATGCCTGACCGTGGTGTATTTCTGGTCGGCGTGAAAATAGGCGATTTCATCGAGCGGAATCAACCGCATGCTGTCGCGGTGGCGCACCGGAATATGGGTGCGCCGTTCGACGAAACGGGCGGCATGCGCTGCCTGGTTCAACTGCGGGCGCGTCAACCTGGCCGCCTGGGCAAGTGCTGCGCGCAGCTTCTCGCTGCGTATGGGCTTGACCAGGTAGGACACGGCCTGCGCATCGAAGGCTTGCAGCGCGTATTCATCGAATGCCGTCGTGAATATCACGGCCGGCGGTTCCTTCAACGCTGCGATGCGACGCGCGACTTCGAGACCGTCGATGCCGGGCATGCGGATATCGAGCAGCACGATGTCCGGCATCACATCGTCGACCAGCTCCAGGGCATCCGCGCCGTTGGCGGCACTGCCGACCAGCTCCGCTTCGCTGATCTCGCCGATCATGCTCGCCAGCCGCTCGCGCGCCGGCGCTTCGTCATCGACGATGAGGACCTTGTAGGTCATGCAGTGACCGGCTGATCGGTGACCAGCGGGAAACGCAGTGTGACGATGTACTGCTCGTCGAACTTGCCGGCTTTGACGGTGGCACGTTCGCCATAGACAAGCGCCAACCGCTCGCGAATATTGGCGAGCGCGAGGCGATTGCCCTCGCGCATGATGGCGCCATCCGGCACGGGGTTACGAACGACGATGGTGATGAGCCCGTTCGCCAGCTCGCCGTTGACGCTTACCGTACCGCCGTCCGGTCGCGGCTCGATGCCGTGATAGATGGCGTTTTCGAGCAGTGGCTGCAGCATCAGCGACGGCACGACGGCCGCACCGGGCAGGGCATCGAGCTTCCACTCGACGCGCAGACGCTCGCCGAGACGCAATTGCTCGATGCGCTGGTAAATGCGCGCGACTTCGATCTCGTCGCGCAGCGTGATCTGGTTGCGCTTGTCCGACAGGTTGGCGCGAAAGAGGTCGGCGAGATCCTGCACGGCATCTTCGGCGCGCGCCGGGTTCGAGCGCGTGAGCGCGGCGATGGTGTTCATGCTGTTGAACAGAAAATGCGGGCGGATGCGGGCCTGCAGGGCGTGCACTCGCGCCTGCGCCTGCAGTTCGACATTGCGGCGCCACTCGTGGGTGATGTAGTAGTAGCGCAGCGCGAGCGCAGTGACTATGCAGCCGATGACCATGTTGCGCACCACGAACGAGGCATGTTGCGCGGGAAACAGGCCGCCAAATTCTGCCGGGCCGACCAGACCGCTGTTGCCGAGTCGCCAGGTGAGCTCGGAGATGACACCGACCAGGGCGGTCATGGCGCCGAGTGCGATCGTGGTGCCGGCGGCCACGCTGTGATGGCGCAATCGCGGCCGCAGCCAGCACAACAGCGCGGCGCCTGCGAGGCCAAGCCAAAGCAGGAACATCGAGGTGCGCGCAAGATCCGTCCAGAAGCCGAGCAGGGTATTGTCGCGGGCGACAGTCAAGGTGAGTGCCGTGACTTCGACAATCAATACCACGGCGAGGACCATGCGACCTGCGCAGAAATCCGGCAGATAGTCGCAACTGCCGGGCTCAGCCGCGACCGGCCGCGGCTTCATGCAGTGCCATCCTCGCCGGGATCGTGGAAGAGCGGTTCCTTGAGTCGATAGAGCGCCGAGATGTCCTCGTCGCCATAACCCTCGCGGATGAGTGCCTGGTACTCGGCCAGGACTTCTTCGACGACAGGCAGTGTCGCACCATGTGCCGCCGCCATGTCGCGGCAGATGCGAAGATCCTTCTCGTGCAGGCGCACGCGAAAACCGGCCGGGTATTCACCCTTGATCATGAACGGCGCACGGTGCACGAAATACCAGGACGAGCCCGCGCCCTTGCCGAGCGTGTCCACCAGAGTTTCGAGCGGCAGCCCTTCGGCACGCGCAAAGGCCATCGCCTCGGCGACCGCGCGGATGATGCCGGCGCACATGATCTGGTTGGTGGCCTTGGCGGCCTGGCCGCTGCCTGCCGGTCCAAACCAGCGCACGGTCTTGCCCATGGCGGCGAGCACCGGCTGGGCGCGCTCGAAGCTCGCGCGATCGCCGCCGGCCATGATCGCCAGTGTGCCAAGGCGCGCGCCTTCCGTGCCGCCGCTCACCGGGCAGTCGAGAAATGCGATGCCGTAGGCGCCGAGCTCGGCCGCAGCACGCACGGCGGTCTGCCGGCTCACCGTCGAACAATCGATGACGATGCCGCCGCGCGGCATTTCCTTCGCAATACGCGCAACGAGCGAGAGCACGTCGCCGTCGCCGCCGACGCACATGACGATCAGTTCGCAGTCGCGGGCCAGGGCCTCGACCGATGCGGCGATGGGGCTCGCCGTTTCCTTGCGAAATTCCTCGGCGCGCGCGGCACTGCGGTTGTAGGCGAGATGCAGCAGGCGGGCGTTGCGGAGGTTATGCGCCATGTGAAAACCCATGGCGCCAAGACCGATGAAACCGACTTTCATGGCGGGGGAAGTGTCGGTGATTCCGAAGGCGCGCGCCAGTGGCCTGGGCGCAGGCACTGGCAGGCGGCTACTTGCGCGATTGCGCGCAGAGGCTGTCGACGTCGGCTTTCGCCTGAAGGCGGACCTTGTCGGCCTCGGCGTCGCTCAGGAACTGCTTCTGGCCATCGGCCAGCGTGCGGTAGATGCGCCGGGCCTGAAGGGACTTCTCGTAGCGCTCACGCGCCTGTTTGCACTGTTCGGCACGCGTGCGGGCGAGGTCGGCCTGCACGGTCTGCTGGGTCTGGCGCTCCTGCAACTGGCCGCCGATCTGGCCGGCCGTTTCGGTGAGTGCGCCGCGATTGGCGGCATTGCGCGCGGCGGCGACTTCCGGGTCGCGGCGCTTGAGGCTCGACCCCTGGACCAGCTCGGCGCCCTCGACGGGACGATCGCTGTAGTGCACGCGGCCGCTGTCGTCCACCCAACGGTAGATTTCAGCATGCACGGCCGATAGCGGCAGTGCAACGCACAGCGCGGCTGCAAGCATTAGCGAACGCGGCTTGATCATGCGCGGAAGTATCACCCGAATTGCCCCGTAACCCGTGGTGCCAAGTCACAGCCATCCGATCCCGGCTGCGAACTGTTGCCATTATGCCAGCTGTTAAATGCTCGTTGCGAGACCGCGCGGCAGAGTGTGCGCCATTTCGCACTATACTCGGCAGATTAGGTACAAAGCGGTGGCGCGCGGGGCATTTAGGCTCCTTGCCGTGGCCGCAGGAGGAGACAGCGCAGATGAAGCCAGGCATCGACGAACTGGCGCGACGACTCATCGAGTCGCTGCCGCCTGCCTTGCGCGACCTGCAATCCGACATCGAGCAGAATTTCAAATCCGTATTGCGCGCCAATCTCGGCCGCCTCGACCTGGTCGCCCGCGACGAATTCGAAGCGCAGAGCAAGGTGCTGGCGCGCACCCGGGAAAAGCTCGAAACCCTGAGCGCGCGACTTGCAGAACTCGAGGCACGCATGCAGGAGCGCGCCAAGGACTGAGTCGCACTAAGCGCCGCTGCACGGCGCGCGGTGATTGCGCCTGAGCGATGGCCATCGCGACGCT includes:
- the hslU gene encoding ATP-dependent protease ATPase subunit HslU, whose amino-acid sequence is MTALTPREIVTELDRHIVGQAAAKRAVAIALRNRWRRMQVAEPMRQEITPKNILMIGPTGCGKTEIARRLARLANAPFVKVEATKFTEVGYVGRDVESIIKELVDVAVKMTREEAIEKVRERAADAAEERVLDALLPRPKAMGFSTDEPREPRDADTRQKLRKKLREGELNDREIDIELSSTPMGVEIMAPPGMEEMQQQLQQMFQNLGGGRTRSRKLRIADALKLLVEEEAAKLVNEDELKMRALANAEQNGIVFIDEMDKVVRRSETLGTDVSREGVQRDLLPLVEGCTVATKYGQVKTDHILFIASGAFHVSKPSDLIPELQGRFPIRVELDSLKVEDFVRILTEPDASLTDQYRELLATENLRLRFAPEGVRRIAEIASDVNERTENIGARRLHTVVERLLEELSFDAENRGTEEIVIDRAYVDAHLGKLAQDEDLSRYIL
- the hslV gene encoding ATP-dependent protease subunit HslV; this encodes MSQIFDPHGTTIVGVRRNGAVALGGDGQVTLGNTVMKSTARKVRSVANGKALAGFAGGTADAFTLFERFESKLDKYGNLTRAAIELAKDWRSDRYLRRLEALLLVGDRDKLLVISGNGDVIEPDHDLVAIGSGGPYAQAAARALMQNTELDARSVVEKSLQIAAEICIYTNANTVIEELH
- the xerC gene encoding tyrosine recombinase XerC is translated as MQSGATDWIDRFLASLRTERRYSRRTLEAYARDIDALRGYCERRDLKRWRDLDSQHIRIFAAASHSAGLAPRSIQRRLSAVRSFMRYLLREHHIPNNPAVGISAPKDRKRLPATLDVDQMARLLGGEASSPLAQRDLAMMELLYSSGLRLAELVSLDCNDVDLKDGTVRVTGKGNKTRIVPVGRAAREAVTRWLRVRGTLTAADVQALFLSRRGKRISARSVQLRVAEWSRQRGVAVKVHPHLFRHSFATHVLESSQDLRGVQEMLGHASISTTQVYTHLDFQHLARIYDKSHPRARRK
- a CDS encoding DUF484 family protein — encoded protein: MSTNTARGLATEAGDEKNIAGYLDTHPDFFERHPNTLMRMSLAHQRGTATVSLIERQVDVLRNRNGALEKRIGEFVSVARANEQLTDKIHNFTLRLLRADGFAPTVAVIEASLREDFGAFHAALVLPEGIAPLVPGDHGRFVQLVPPEDRDWQSFANLLETGKPRCGQARDSQRRFLFGPEAEDIASMALVPIILPQGRALLALGSPDPARFNPGMSTEFLARIAALTGAALSRR
- the dapF gene encoding diaminopimelate epimerase translates to MRVEFTKMHGIGNDFIVMDVKSGEPLPPAAVLKRLADRHTGIGFDQALLLAPPRRADTAIYYRIVNADGGEVEQCGNGARCIAELLRRRGVQASGMLAMDSPAGIVRAELIAPGVVSVDMGEPNFAPSALPFLASAEAHVYVVNVNGAEIELGAVSMGNPHAVLTVPDIDTAPVDRLGPAIERHSQFPQRVNVGFMQIVDREHIRLRVFERGTGETRACGTGACAAVAVGQRHARLSESVAVDLPGGRLQVRWRGPGHSIWLEGPAEVVYTGSVEI
- a CDS encoding CoA-binding protein — encoded protein: MFTNPDFNAISSLLGKAHRIAVVGLSADSSRPSHQVALGMQSLGYRIVPVTPHGGTLLGETCYPDLAAAATTQSRFGAIDIVNVFRRPEHVADIVSQCLHLAFPALWLQDGVIDEEATERARSGGMFVVMDRCIWRDRVRLGHSGAAADAG
- a CDS encoding 2Fe-2S iron-sulfur cluster-binding protein — translated: MPYTIVLEPLGREFPAGGAASVLDAALAAGINLPHSCKSGHCGSCRARIVRGRVGYPRTRPPGLTAQEAEAGMALLCQARAESDLRIEARQIETMSEVEIKSLPCRIESLRPLARDVMQLWLRLPAVEPLHFRAGQYLDIILDDGRRRSFSIASPPHDSRLLELHVRRAAGGRFSPQLFGELRAGALLRIEAPLGQFYYRDATAPLLLIAGGTGFAPLKSILRHVSETGIERDVLLYWGVQRPEDLYDGEFIAAQLSRGSCFRFQPVFSAAAADGTDLRRGFVHDAVLEDLPSLEEYDCYAAGPPALIEALRREFPARGLSPSRLYFDSFDYAPDAARS
- a CDS encoding LytTR family DNA-binding domain-containing protein, translated to MTYKVLIVDDEAPARERLASMIGEISEAELVGSAANGADALELVDDVMPDIVLLDIRMPGIDGLEVARRIAALKEPPAVIFTTAFDEYALQAFDAQAVSYLVKPIRSEKLRAALAQAARLTRPQLNQAAHAARFVERRTHIPVRHRDSMRLIPLDEIAYFHADQKYTTVRHDHGEDLIEDSLRSLEQELGADFVRVHRNALVNVRRLEAIEREADGRCFVRLRGSDQRLAVSRRMAGDLRQRFRI
- a CDS encoding sensor histidine kinase, with translation MKPRPVAAEPGSCDYLPDFCAGRMVLAVVLIVEVTALTLTVARDNTLLGFWTDLARTSMFLLWLGLAGAALLCWLRPRLRHHSVAAGTTIALGAMTALVGVISELTWRLGNSGLVGPAEFGGLFPAQHASFVVRNMVIGCIVTALALRYYYITHEWRRNVELQAQARVHALQARIRPHFLFNSMNTIAALTRSNPARAEDAVQDLADLFRANLSDKRNQITLRDEIEVARIYQRIEQLRLGERLRVEWKLDALPGAAVVPSLMLQPLLENAIYHGIEPRPDGGTVSVNGELANGLITIVVRNPVPDGAIMREGNRLALANIRERLALVYGERATVKAGKFDEQYIVTLRFPLVTDQPVTA
- a CDS encoding NAD(P)-dependent oxidoreductase translates to MKVGFIGLGAMGFHMAHNLRNARLLHLAYNRSAARAEEFRKETASPIAASVEALARDCELIVMCVGGDGDVLSLVARIAKEMPRGGIVIDCSTVSRQTAVRAAAELGAYGIAFLDCPVSGGTEGARLGTLAIMAGGDRASFERAQPVLAAMGKTVRWFGPAGSGQAAKATNQIMCAGIIRAVAEAMAFARAEGLPLETLVDTLGKGAGSSWYFVHRAPFMIKGEYPAGFRVRLHEKDLRICRDMAAAHGATLPVVEEVLAEYQALIREGYGDEDISALYRLKEPLFHDPGEDGTA
- a CDS encoding DUF4124 domain-containing protein; translated protein: MIKPRSLMLAAALCVALPLSAVHAEIYRWVDDSGRVHYSDRPVEGAELVQGSSLKRRDPEVAAARNAANRGALTETAGQIGGQLQERQTQQTVQADLARTRAEQCKQARERYEKSLQARRIYRTLADGQKQFLSDAEADKVRLQAKADVDSLCAQSRK
- a CDS encoding accessory factor UbiK family protein; this encodes MKPGIDELARRLIESLPPALRDLQSDIEQNFKSVLRANLGRLDLVARDEFEAQSKVLARTREKLETLSARLAELEARMQERAKD